A DNA window from Enterobacter asburiae contains the following coding sequences:
- the entS gene encoding enterobactin transporter EntS: MNQKSWLLNLSLLKTHPAYRAVFIARFISILSLGLLGVAVPVQIQTMTHSSWLVGLSVTLTGGAMFIGLMVGGVLADRYERKKLILLARGTCGVGFIGLCLNAMLPEPSLLAMYALGLWDGFFASLGVTALLAATPALVGRENLMQAGAITMLTVRLGSVISPMVGGLLLATGNVAWNYGLAAAGTFITTLTLLRLPLLPPPPQPREHPLKSLMAAIRFLFSNPLIGGIALLGGLLTMASAVRVLYPALAGEWQMSASEIGILYAAIPLGAACGALTSGNLAQGARPGLIMLLATLASFIAIGFFSLMPVWALGVLCLVIFGWLSAISSLLQYTLIQTQTPEGMLGRINGLWTAQNVTGDAIGAAILGGLGAMMTPVASASCGGFVLAIIGVILLVALVELRRFRQESAPV, from the coding sequence ATGAATCAAAAATCCTGGCTGCTCAACCTCAGCCTGCTGAAAACGCACCCGGCGTATCGCGCCGTTTTTATCGCTCGCTTTATCTCCATTTTGTCCCTCGGGCTGCTCGGCGTGGCCGTGCCGGTCCAGATCCAGACCATGACGCACTCCAGCTGGCTGGTGGGGTTATCCGTCACCTTAACCGGCGGGGCGATGTTCATCGGCCTGATGGTCGGCGGCGTGCTGGCGGACCGCTACGAGCGTAAAAAGCTGATCCTGCTGGCGCGCGGCACCTGCGGCGTGGGCTTTATTGGGCTGTGTCTGAACGCGATGCTGCCGGAGCCGTCGCTGCTCGCGATGTATGCCCTGGGGCTGTGGGACGGTTTCTTCGCCTCGCTGGGCGTGACGGCGCTGCTGGCGGCGACGCCCGCGCTGGTCGGGCGCGAGAACCTGATGCAGGCGGGGGCGATCACCATGCTCACCGTGCGTCTGGGCTCGGTGATTTCGCCGATGGTGGGCGGCCTGCTGCTGGCGACCGGCAACGTGGCCTGGAACTACGGGCTTGCGGCGGCGGGAACCTTTATCACCACGCTGACGCTGCTGCGCCTGCCGCTGCTGCCGCCTCCGCCGCAGCCGCGCGAGCATCCGCTGAAATCGCTGATGGCCGCGATTCGTTTCCTGTTCAGCAACCCGCTGATTGGCGGGATTGCGCTGCTCGGCGGCCTGCTGACCATGGCGAGCGCCGTGCGCGTGCTCTACCCGGCGCTGGCGGGAGAGTGGCAGATGAGCGCCTCGGAGATTGGCATTCTCTACGCCGCCATTCCGCTCGGCGCGGCGTGCGGGGCGCTGACCAGCGGCAACCTGGCGCAGGGCGCGCGTCCGGGGCTGATTATGCTGCTTGCCACGCTGGCGTCGTTTATCGCCATCGGCTTCTTCAGCCTGATGCCGGTGTGGGCGCTCGGGGTGCTGTGTCTGGTGATTTTCGGCTGGCTGAGCGCCATCAGCTCGCTTTTGCAGTACACCCTGATCCAGACCCAGACGCCGGAAGGGATGCTCGGGCGCATTAACGGTCTGTGGACGGCGCAGAACGTCACGGGGGATGCGATTGGTGCGGCGATCCTCGGCGGGCTGGGGGCGATGATGACTCCGGTGGCCTCGGCGAGCTGCGGCGGGTTTGTACTGGCAATTATTGGCGTGATTTTGTTAGTGGCGCTGGTGGAATTGCGGCGGTTCAGGCAGGAGAGTGCTCCGGTGTGA
- the entA gene encoding 2,3-dihydro-2,3-dihydroxybenzoate dehydrogenase EntA, whose amino-acid sequence MMGLDFTGKTVWVTGAGKGIGYATALAFVEAGARVTGFDLAFPLGDYPFATETLDVADAAQVHEVCGRALASLERLDVLVNAAGILRMGATDQLSQEDWQQTFAVNVGGAFNLFQQTMGQFRRQQGGAIVTVASDAAHTPRIGMSAYGASKAALKSLALTVGLELAGSGVRCNLVSPGSTDTDMQRTLWKSDDAEQQRIRGFGEQFKLGIPLGKIARPQEIASTVLFLASDAASHITLQDIVVDGGSTLGA is encoded by the coding sequence GTGATGGGTCTGGATTTCACCGGTAAAACCGTCTGGGTGACGGGCGCGGGTAAGGGGATTGGCTACGCGACGGCGCTGGCGTTTGTGGAGGCGGGCGCACGGGTGACCGGCTTCGATCTGGCGTTTCCGCTGGGGGATTATCCGTTCGCCACTGAAACCCTGGACGTGGCGGATGCCGCGCAGGTGCATGAAGTGTGCGGGCGCGCGCTGGCGTCGCTTGAACGGCTGGACGTGCTGGTCAACGCGGCGGGCATTCTGCGCATGGGGGCGACGGACCAGCTCTCGCAGGAGGACTGGCAGCAGACCTTTGCGGTCAACGTCGGCGGCGCGTTCAACCTGTTCCAGCAGACGATGGGCCAGTTCCGCCGTCAGCAGGGCGGGGCGATAGTCACCGTGGCGTCCGACGCGGCACACACGCCGCGCATCGGCATGAGCGCCTACGGCGCGTCGAAGGCGGCGCTGAAAAGCCTGGCCCTGACCGTCGGGCTGGAGCTGGCGGGCAGCGGCGTGCGCTGTAACCTGGTGTCGCCGGGCTCAACGGATACCGATATGCAGCGCACCCTGTGGAAAAGCGACGACGCGGAGCAGCAGCGTATTCGCGGTTTTGGCGAGCAGTTCAAGCTCGGCATTCCGCTGGGCAAAATCGCTCGCCCGCAGGAGATTGCCAGCACGGTGCTGTTCCTTGCTTCCGATGCCGCCAGCCATATCACCCTGCAGGATATCGTGGTGGACGGCGGCTCCACGCTGGGGGCGTAA
- the entE gene encoding (2,3-dihydroxybenzoyl)adenylate synthase EntE, translated as MTIPFTRWPEEFARRYREKGYWQDLPLTHILTDRAESDAVAIVDGERHITYRAFNQAVNNLASALQARGLQRGETALVQLGNVAEFYVTFFALLQIGVAPVNALFSHQRSELNAYAEQIKPAVLIGDRDHALFAGDDFLNAFVDAHRSVRLVLLRGDKGEHALEAAIARPADNFIPNPTPADEVAFFQLSGGSTGTPKLIPRTHNDYDYSIRRSNEICGINAYTRYLNALPAAHNYAMSSPGSLGIFTAGGCVVLANDPSATLCFPLIERHQINVTSLVPPAVSLWLQAIADGAGNAQLKSLRLLQVGGARLSATLAARIPAEIGCQLQQVFGMAEGLVNYTALDDLPERIINTQGRPMCPDDEVWVADEHGNPLPRGEVGRLMTRGPYTFRGYFNSPEHNASAFDANGFYCSGDLIAIDEQGYITVQGREKDQINRGGEKIAAEEIENLLLRHEAVIHAALVSMEDSLLGEKSCAYLVVKQPLRAVEVRRFLREQGVAEFKLPDRVESVDALPLTPVGKVDKKQLRLWLAERARG; from the coding sequence ATGACCATTCCCTTTACCCGCTGGCCTGAGGAATTCGCCCGCCGCTACCGCGAAAAAGGCTACTGGCAGGATCTGCCGCTGACCCACATCCTGACGGATCGCGCTGAAAGCGATGCCGTGGCGATTGTCGACGGCGAGCGGCACATCACCTACCGCGCGTTTAATCAGGCGGTGAACAACCTGGCGTCCGCTCTTCAGGCGCGCGGGCTGCAGCGCGGCGAGACCGCGCTGGTGCAGCTTGGCAACGTGGCCGAGTTCTACGTCACTTTCTTTGCGCTGCTGCAAATTGGCGTCGCGCCGGTTAACGCGCTCTTTAGCCATCAGCGCAGCGAGCTGAACGCCTACGCAGAGCAGATCAAACCCGCCGTGCTGATTGGCGATCGCGACCACGCGCTGTTTGCGGGCGATGATTTCCTCAACGCCTTTGTGGATGCGCATCGCTCGGTACGCCTTGTACTGCTGCGCGGCGATAAGGGCGAACACGCCCTGGAAGCGGCGATTGCGCGTCCGGCGGATAACTTCATTCCGAACCCGACGCCCGCTGACGAAGTGGCATTTTTCCAGCTTTCCGGCGGCAGCACCGGCACGCCGAAGCTGATCCCGCGCACGCATAACGACTACGACTACAGCATTCGCCGCAGCAACGAGATCTGCGGAATCAATGCATACACCCGTTACCTGAACGCGCTGCCCGCGGCGCATAACTACGCCATGAGCTCGCCGGGATCGTTAGGCATCTTCACCGCCGGCGGCTGCGTGGTGCTGGCGAACGATCCGAGCGCCACGCTCTGCTTCCCGCTGATTGAACGGCATCAGATTAACGTCACCTCGCTGGTTCCTCCGGCGGTGAGCCTCTGGCTGCAGGCGATTGCCGACGGCGCGGGCAACGCGCAGCTTAAATCCCTCAGGCTGCTGCAGGTGGGTGGCGCACGCCTCTCCGCCACGCTCGCGGCGCGCATTCCGGCGGAAATCGGCTGCCAGCTTCAGCAGGTGTTCGGCATGGCGGAAGGGCTGGTGAACTACACCGCGCTCGACGACTTGCCGGAGCGCATCATCAACACCCAGGGTCGCCCGATGTGCCCGGACGACGAAGTGTGGGTGGCGGACGAACACGGCAACCCGCTGCCGCGCGGTGAGGTCGGGCGTCTGATGACGCGCGGGCCGTATACCTTCCGCGGCTATTTCAACAGCCCGGAACACAACGCCAGCGCCTTTGACGCCAACGGCTTTTACTGCTCTGGCGATCTGATCGCCATCGACGAGCAGGGCTACATCACCGTGCAGGGGCGCGAGAAGGATCAGATCAACCGCGGCGGCGAGAAGATCGCCGCCGAAGAGATTGAAAACCTGCTGCTGCGCCACGAGGCGGTGATCCACGCCGCGCTGGTGAGCATGGAGGACAGCCTGCTGGGCGAAAAAAGCTGCGCGTATCTGGTGGTGAAACAGCCCCTGCGCGCGGTCGAGGTGCGCCGCTTCCTGCGCGAGCAGGGCGTTGCCGAATTCAAGCTGCCGGACCGCGTGGAGAGCGTGGATGCGCTACCGCTGACGCCGGTCGGCAAAGTCGATAAGAAACAGTTGCGCCTGTGGCTTGCTGAACGCGCCCGGGGCTGA
- the entH gene encoding proofreading thioesterase EntH gives MIWKRHLPLEELNATSLNTLVAHLGIVYTRLGDDTLEAEMPVDARTHQPFGLLHGGASAALAETLGSMAGFLMTRDGQSVVGTELNATHHRAVSHGKVRGVCQPLHLGRSSQSWEIVVFDEQGRRCCTCRLSTMVLG, from the coding sequence ATGATCTGGAAACGTCATTTACCGCTCGAGGAGCTGAACGCGACCAGCCTGAATACGCTGGTGGCGCATCTCGGTATCGTCTATACCCGCCTCGGCGACGACACGCTGGAAGCGGAGATGCCGGTGGATGCGCGTACCCATCAGCCGTTTGGCCTGCTGCACGGCGGCGCGTCGGCGGCGCTGGCGGAAACCCTGGGGTCGATGGCCGGCTTTCTGATGACCCGCGACGGTCAGAGCGTGGTGGGGACGGAGCTTAACGCCACGCACCATCGTGCGGTCTCTCACGGCAAAGTGCGCGGCGTTTGCCAGCCGCTGCATCTGGGGCGGTCGAGCCAGAGCTGGGAGATTGTGGTATTCGACGAGCAGGGGCGGCGGTGCTGTACCTGTCGGTTGAGCACGATGGTGTTGGGCTAA
- the cstA gene encoding pyruvate/proton symporter CstA, translating into MNNSGKYLIWAGLSVVGAFALGYIALNRGEQINALWIVVASVCIYLIAYRFYGRYIAKNVLGVDATRMTPAVRHNDGLDYVPTDKKVLFGHHFAAIAGAGPLVGPVLAAQMGYLPGMIWILAGVVLAGAVQDFMVLFVSTRRDGRSLGELVKEEMGATAGVIALVATFMIMVIILAVLAMIVVKALTHSPWGTYTVAFTIPLALFMGIYIRYLRPGRIGEVSVIGLVFLVFAIISGGWVAESPTWAPFFDFTGVQLTWMLVGYGFVAAVLPVWLLLAPRDYLSTFLKIGTIVGLAIGILIMRPTLTMPALTKFIDGTGPVWTGNLFPFLFITIACGAVSGFHALIASGTTPKMLANENQACLIGYGGMLMESFVAIMALVSACIIDPGVYFAMNSPMAVLAPAGTVDVVASAAQVVSGWGFAITPDTLTSIASEVGEQSIISRAGGAPTLAVGMAYILHGALGGLMDVSFWYHFAILFEALFILTAVDAGTRAARFMLQDLLGVISPNLKRTDSLPANLLATALCVLAWGYFLHQGVVDPLGGINTLWPLFGIANQMLAGMALMLCAVVLFKMKRQRYAWVALVPTAWLLICTLTAGWQKAFSPDNKVGFLAIANKFQAMIDSGKIPAQYTESQLSQLVFNNRLDAGLTIFFMVVVVVLALYSLKTALAALKNDQPTAKETPYEPMPENLEEIVTQAKGAH; encoded by the coding sequence ATGAACAACTCAGGGAAATACCTTATATGGGCAGGGCTCTCCGTTGTGGGAGCCTTTGCCCTGGGCTATATCGCCCTCAACCGGGGGGAACAGATCAATGCGCTCTGGATCGTCGTCGCCTCCGTCTGCATTTATCTGATCGCGTACCGTTTTTATGGCCGCTATATTGCGAAGAACGTTCTGGGCGTTGATGCGACGCGCATGACGCCTGCCGTCCGCCATAACGACGGGCTGGACTACGTGCCGACCGACAAAAAAGTGCTGTTCGGTCACCATTTTGCGGCGATTGCCGGGGCGGGTCCGCTGGTGGGGCCGGTGCTGGCGGCGCAGATGGGCTACCTGCCGGGGATGATCTGGATCCTCGCGGGCGTGGTGCTGGCGGGCGCGGTGCAGGACTTTATGGTGCTGTTCGTCTCGACCCGCCGCGACGGGCGTTCGCTGGGTGAGCTGGTGAAAGAGGAGATGGGGGCAACCGCCGGGGTGATTGCGCTGGTGGCGACCTTTATGATCATGGTGATCATCCTCGCGGTGCTGGCGATGATCGTGGTGAAAGCGCTGACCCACAGCCCGTGGGGAACCTATACCGTTGCCTTCACCATTCCGCTGGCGCTGTTTATGGGGATTTATATTCGCTACCTGCGCCCGGGCCGCATTGGTGAGGTGTCGGTAATTGGCCTGGTGTTCCTGGTGTTCGCCATTATCTCCGGCGGCTGGGTGGCGGAAAGCCCGACCTGGGCGCCGTTCTTCGACTTTACCGGCGTCCAGCTGACCTGGATGCTGGTGGGCTACGGCTTTGTGGCGGCGGTGCTGCCGGTATGGCTGCTGCTGGCTCCGCGTGACTATCTCTCTACGTTCCTGAAAATCGGCACCATCGTCGGGCTGGCCATCGGCATTCTGATTATGCGTCCGACCCTGACCATGCCTGCGTTAACCAAATTCATCGACGGTACCGGCCCGGTCTGGACCGGTAACCTGTTCCCGTTCCTGTTTATCACCATCGCCTGCGGCGCGGTGTCGGGCTTCCACGCGCTGATCGCATCCGGAACCACGCCGAAGATGCTGGCGAATGAAAATCAGGCCTGCCTGATCGGCTACGGCGGCATGCTGATGGAATCCTTTGTCGCCATTATGGCGCTGGTCTCGGCCTGTATCATCGACCCGGGCGTGTACTTCGCGATGAACAGCCCGATGGCGGTACTGGCACCGGCTGGCACCGTTGACGTGGTGGCGTCCGCCGCGCAGGTGGTGAGCGGCTGGGGCTTTGCGATTACCCCTGATACGTTGACGAGCATCGCCAGTGAAGTGGGCGAGCAGTCGATTATCTCCCGTGCGGGCGGAGCGCCGACGCTGGCGGTCGGCATGGCGTATATTCTTCACGGCGCGCTGGGCGGGCTGATGGACGTGTCGTTCTGGTATCACTTCGCCATCCTGTTCGAGGCGCTGTTTATCCTGACGGCGGTGGATGCGGGAACTCGTGCGGCGCGCTTTATGCTGCAGGACCTGCTGGGGGTGATCTCCCCGAACCTGAAGCGTACCGATTCGCTCCCGGCTAACCTGCTGGCGACGGCGCTGTGCGTGCTGGCGTGGGGCTACTTCCTGCACCAGGGCGTGGTCGATCCGCTCGGCGGGATTAACACCCTGTGGCCGCTGTTTGGTATCGCCAACCAGATGCTGGCGGGCATGGCGCTGATGCTCTGCGCGGTGGTGCTGTTCAAGATGAAGCGCCAGCGTTACGCCTGGGTGGCACTGGTGCCAACCGCCTGGCTGCTGATCTGTACTCTGACGGCGGGCTGGCAGAAAGCCTTCAGCCCGGACAACAAGGTGGGCTTCCTGGCGATCGCCAACAAGTTCCAGGCGATGATCGACAGCGGCAAGATCCCGGCGCAGTACACCGAGTCGCAGCTGTCCCAGCTGGTGTTTAACAACCGTCTGGATGCCGGGCTGACCATCTTCTTTATGGTGGTGGTCGTGGTGCTGGCGTTGTATTCTCTCAAGACCGCGCTGGCGGCGTTGAAAAACGATCAGCCAACGGCGAAAGAGACGCCGTACGAGCCGATGCCTGAAAACCTGGAAGAGATTGTGACCCAGGCGAAAGGGGCGCACTAA
- a CDS encoding isochorismatase, whose amino-acid sequence MAIPKLTAYALPTAAELPTSKVNWAFEPERAALLIHDMQEYFLNFWGENSAMMQQVVANIARLRAYCKAHNIPVYYTAQPKEQSDEDRALLNDMWGPGLTRSPEQQRIVRELTPDEADTVLVKWRYSAFHRSPLEQMLKETGRNQLLITGVYAHIGCMTTATDAFMRDIKPFFIADALADFTRDEHLMSLNYVAGRSGRVVMTDELLPSVPATKAALRELILPLLDESDEPMDDENLIDYGLDSVRMMALAARWRKVHGDIDFVMLAKNPTIDAWWALLSREVK is encoded by the coding sequence ATGGCCATTCCAAAATTAACCGCTTACGCGCTGCCGACCGCCGCAGAGCTGCCGACCAGTAAAGTGAACTGGGCGTTTGAGCCTGAACGTGCCGCGCTGTTGATCCACGATATGCAGGAGTATTTCCTGAACTTCTGGGGCGAAAACAGCGCGATGATGCAGCAGGTGGTGGCGAATATCGCCCGACTGCGCGCTTACTGCAAAGCGCACAATATTCCCGTGTACTACACCGCTCAGCCGAAAGAGCAGAGCGACGAAGACCGCGCCCTGCTGAACGACATGTGGGGGCCGGGCCTGACCCGCTCGCCGGAGCAGCAGCGCATTGTCCGCGAACTGACCCCGGACGAAGCCGACACGGTGCTGGTGAAGTGGCGCTACAGCGCGTTTCACCGCTCGCCGCTGGAGCAGATGCTGAAAGAAACCGGCCGCAACCAGCTGCTGATTACCGGCGTTTACGCCCACATCGGCTGTATGACCACCGCCACCGATGCCTTTATGCGCGACATCAAACCGTTCTTTATCGCCGACGCGCTGGCGGATTTCACCCGTGACGAGCACCTGATGTCGCTGAACTATGTGGCCGGACGCTCGGGCCGCGTGGTGATGACCGACGAGCTGCTGCCGTCCGTTCCGGCGACCAAAGCCGCGCTGCGTGAGCTGATCCTGCCGCTGCTGGACGAGTCCGACGAGCCGATGGATGACGAAAACCTGATCGACTACGGTCTGGACTCGGTGCGCATGATGGCGCTGGCCGCCCGCTGGCGCAAAGTGCACGGCGACATTGACTTCGTGATGCTGGCAAAAAATCCAACCATCGACGCATGGTGGGCGCTGCTGTCCCGCGAGGTGAAGTGA
- the fepB gene encoding Fe2+-enterobactin ABC transporter substrate-binding protein: MKFPALFRNTLLLSGLFVLGLASAVAADWPRQVTDSRGVHTLESKPTRIVSTSVTLTGSLLAIDAPVVASGATTPNNRVADAQGFLRQWGDIAKQRKVARLYIGEPSAEAVAAQMPDLILISATGGDSALALYDQLSAIAPTLIINYDDKSWQELLTQLGSLTGQEKQAAERIAAFDKQLAQVKQQMKLPPQPVNAIVYTAAAHSANLWTAESAQGKLLHQLGFTLADLPDGLHTSKSQGKRHDIIQLGGENLATGLNGEGLFVFAGDRKDVDAIYANPLLAHLPSVKNKRVWALGTETFRLDYYSAMLVLQRLEAIFG; encoded by the coding sequence GTGAAATTCCCTGCCCTATTCCGTAATACCCTGCTTTTATCTGGACTTTTTGTTTTAGGACTTGCCTCAGCCGTTGCCGCCGACTGGCCGCGTCAGGTGACCGACAGCCGTGGCGTTCACACGCTTGAGAGCAAACCGACGCGCATTGTCTCCACCAGCGTGACCTTAACCGGCTCCCTGCTGGCGATTGACGCGCCGGTCGTTGCCAGCGGCGCGACCACGCCGAACAACCGCGTGGCGGATGCACAGGGCTTTTTGCGTCAGTGGGGCGATATTGCGAAACAGCGCAAGGTTGCGCGACTGTACATTGGCGAGCCGAGCGCCGAAGCGGTCGCCGCGCAAATGCCGGATCTGATTTTGATCAGCGCCACCGGCGGGGATTCCGCGCTGGCGCTGTACGATCAGCTCTCCGCCATCGCCCCAACGCTTATCATCAACTACGACGACAAAAGCTGGCAGGAACTGCTGACGCAGCTGGGCAGCCTCACCGGGCAGGAAAAACAGGCCGCAGAGCGCATTGCCGCGTTTGATAAACAGCTCGCGCAGGTGAAACAGCAGATGAAATTGCCGCCGCAGCCGGTGAACGCCATCGTCTACACCGCCGCCGCGCACAGCGCCAACCTGTGGACTGCGGAATCGGCGCAAGGCAAGCTGCTGCACCAGCTGGGCTTTACGCTGGCGGATCTACCCGACGGGCTGCACACCTCAAAAAGCCAGGGCAAACGCCACGACATCATCCAGCTGGGTGGGGAAAACCTGGCGACGGGGCTGAACGGCGAAGGGCTGTTTGTGTTTGCCGGCGATCGGAAAGACGTGGATGCGATTTACGCCAACCCGCTGCTGGCGCATTTGCCGTCGGTGAAAAACAAACGGGTCTGGGCATTGGGAACGGAGACGTTCCGCCTGGATTACTACAGCGCGATGTTGGTGTTGCAGCGTTTAGAAGCAATCTTTGGGTAA
- the entC gene encoding isochorismate synthase EntC, translating into MDTSLAEEVQHTATTLQSDSFFFMSPYRSFTTSGCFTRFSEPAVGGDDPAGQFQQKLAQAFRNAKANGIAHPVMVGAIPFDTRKPSSLFIPQRWQTFSRPARQQSARYFSGSQALKVEQRTEIPPQPVFEEMVARAASLTATPQVNKVVLSRLIDIATDKHMDSGALMERLIAQNPASFNFHVPLEDGGVLLGASPELLLRKEGAHFSSLPLAGSARRQPDDVLDREAGNKLLASEKDRHEHDLVTQAMKAILAPRSHHLSMPSSPQLITTPTLWHLATPVEGDARENENALTLACLLHPTPALSGFPHEAAKELIAELEPFDRELFGGIVGWCDSEGNGEWVVTIRCARLRENSVRLFAGAGIVPASSPVGEWRETGVKLSTMLNVFGLH; encoded by the coding sequence ATGGACACGTCCCTGGCTGAGGAAGTTCAGCACACCGCGACCACGCTGCAATCAGACAGCTTTTTCTTTATGTCGCCTTACCGCAGTTTTACTACCTCAGGCTGTTTTACCCGCTTCAGTGAACCCGCCGTCGGCGGTGACGATCCGGCCGGGCAATTCCAGCAAAAATTAGCCCAGGCCTTCCGGAATGCGAAAGCTAACGGTATCGCTCATCCGGTGATGGTAGGGGCTATTCCGTTCGATACCCGCAAGCCATCTTCTCTGTTTATTCCGCAGCGCTGGCAGACCTTTTCCCGTCCGGCACGTCAGCAGTCCGCACGCTATTTTTCCGGCTCGCAGGCGCTGAAGGTGGAACAACGCACCGAGATCCCGCCGCAGCCCGTGTTTGAAGAGATGGTCGCTCGCGCCGCGTCGCTTACCGCCACGCCGCAGGTGAACAAGGTGGTGCTGTCGCGTCTGATTGATATCGCGACCGACAAACACATGGACAGCGGTGCGCTGATGGAGCGGCTGATCGCCCAGAACCCGGCGAGCTTTAACTTCCACGTGCCGCTGGAAGACGGCGGCGTGCTGCTCGGCGCCAGCCCCGAACTGCTGCTGCGTAAAGAGGGCGCGCACTTTAGCTCGCTGCCGCTGGCAGGCTCCGCGCGCCGTCAGCCGGACGATGTGCTGGATCGCGAAGCGGGCAATAAGCTGCTGGCCTCCGAAAAAGACCGCCACGAGCACGACTTGGTGACTCAGGCGATGAAGGCCATTCTGGCACCGCGCAGCCACCACCTGAGCATGCCGTCTTCCCCGCAGCTCATCACCACGCCGACGCTGTGGCATCTGGCGACGCCGGTTGAAGGTGACGCGCGTGAAAACGAAAACGCCCTGACTCTGGCCTGCCTGCTGCACCCGACCCCGGCGCTGAGCGGCTTCCCGCATGAGGCGGCAAAAGAGCTGATCGCCGAGCTGGAGCCGTTCGACCGCGAGCTGTTCGGCGGCATCGTCGGCTGGTGCGACAGCGAAGGCAACGGCGAGTGGGTGGTGACCATCCGCTGCGCGCGTCTTCGCGAAAATAGCGTTCGCCTGTTTGCCGGCGCGGGCATTGTGCCTGCCTCTTCGCCGGTGGGCGAATGGCGCGAAACGGGCGTGAAGCTCTCCACCATGCTCAACGTGTTTGGCTTGCACTAA
- a CDS encoding YbdD/YjiX family protein, giving the protein MFDTLSKAGKYLGQAAKMMIGVPDYDNYVEHMRVNHPDQTPMTYEEFFRDRQDARYGGKGGAKCC; this is encoded by the coding sequence ATGTTCGACACCCTTTCCAAAGCAGGTAAGTACCTGGGCCAGGCCGCCAAAATGATGATTGGCGTGCCGGACTACGACAACTACGTCGAGCATATGCGCGTCAACCATCCGGACCAGACGCCCATGACCTACGAAGAATTTTTCCGCGACCGCCAGGACGCCCGCTACGGCGGCAAGGGCGGGGCGAAGTGCTGTTAA
- a CDS encoding type II toxin-antitoxin system RelE family toxin, giving the protein MKIVWSKNAKKEFSKIDGRYQRRIKAKLAELDDRSAPRPDIKKISATENHFRLRVGDYRILITLRNDPDNHCYVLAVKRRTSTTYLHEEKAPYGCSAN; this is encoded by the coding sequence ATGAAGATTGTCTGGTCAAAGAATGCAAAGAAAGAGTTTTCCAAAATCGATGGCCGATATCAGCGAAGAATCAAAGCAAAACTTGCTGAGCTGGACGATCGCTCAGCTCCCCGGCCCGATATCAAAAAAATATCGGCAACAGAAAATCATTTCCGGCTACGCGTTGGCGATTACCGCATTCTGATTACACTTCGGAACGATCCCGATAACCATTGTTATGTTTTGGCCGTCAAGCGCAGAACATCAACGACCTACCTTCACGAGGAGAAAGCCCCCTATGGCTGTTCAGCTAATTAA
- a CDS encoding helix-turn-helix domain-containing protein, translating to MAVQLIKDDDGKAQYVVIPYDEYFRMCLQMAEIDDETDDDLEDIEVEHDCYDDVGLPGEVCDVMHNENVSLQAAWRILRGMSQQEVAEKLGIAQSAVSQLEALDSRPQKRTREKLAAIYGCRQEQISLYLPKEG from the coding sequence ATGGCTGTTCAGCTAATTAAGGACGATGACGGAAAAGCGCAGTACGTCGTTATTCCCTATGATGAATACTTTCGTATGTGCTTACAGATGGCAGAAATCGACGACGAAACCGATGATGATCTAGAGGATATTGAAGTCGAACACGATTGTTATGATGACGTAGGATTACCTGGTGAAGTGTGCGACGTCATGCATAACGAGAACGTCAGCCTGCAGGCCGCGTGGCGTATCCTGCGCGGCATGTCCCAGCAGGAGGTGGCGGAAAAACTCGGCATCGCCCAGTCCGCCGTGTCGCAGCTGGAAGCGCTCGACTCCCGTCCGCAAAAGCGCACCCGTGAAAAGCTGGCAGCGATCTACGGCTGCAGGCAGGAACAGATCAGCCTCTATTTACCGAAAGAGGGTTAA